From a region of the Panicum virgatum strain AP13 chromosome 2K, P.virgatum_v5, whole genome shotgun sequence genome:
- the LOC120688974 gene encoding WD repeat-containing protein DDB_G0290555-like isoform X3 — MPRTSVVESPGCPPLRALTTDILGLVKVVEARTNPAGAAKVVETWGEPDASRAIVAASLADRAADPVLAVARKNGVVELLNPLNGDALAAVKNVGPAPDDGGAEGDPLVALHLFTRQASDSMLGTFIACTDKGKASMRSIMKENAASGSDAGPSTMWDVCSSGNVQFCSVDRGESYAMFGGKGIEVNLWDIASCSKTWSAKSVRLYDTALQRRPAISVDFREAPIKAVAADPNGHDVYIGTGTGDLASFDMRTGKLLGCYIGKCSGSIRSIVRHPELPLIASCGLDSYLRIWDTNTRQLLSAVFLKQHLTTVVIDSHFSVEEPVETNSKQPEFLVEAEAEIRKEKKKSKTIEEDEAEAAVQKEKKKKKSKTVEEDEAEVWKEKKKKKSKTIEQDEELVGVVDDNNSEGEMYASKEKKKKKKKKSRTTEEDKERDSDGELCTTKRRKSGERSKCMKKSKKQHIA; from the exons ATGCCGCGGACCAGCGTGGTGGAGAGCCCCGGCTGCCCGCCGCTTCGAGCCCTCACCACCGACATCCTTGGCCTCGTCAAAG TCGTCGAGGCCCGCACGAATCCGGCGGGCGCCGCCAAGGTCGTCGAGACATGGGGCGAGCCTGACGCCTCCCGCGCCATCGTCGCTGCCTCCCTCGCCGACCGCGCGGCCGACCCC GTATTGGCTGTTGCGAGGAAGAACGGCGTG GTTGAGTTGCTGAATCCCCTGAATGGGGATGCTCTGGCTGCTGTCAAGAACGTGGGACCAGCTCCAGATGATGGTGGCGCCGAAGGTGACCCCCTTGTCGCGCTGCACCTTTTCACAAGACAGGCTTCAGACTCAAT GCTAGGCACATTTATTGCCTGCACAGACAAGGGAAAAGCTTCTATGAGGTCcatcatgaaagaaaatgcagcTTCAGGCTCGGATGCTGGTCCATCAACCATGTGGGATGTGTGCAGTAGTGGTAATGTGCAATTTTGCTCAGTGGATCGTGGTGAAAGCTATGCAATGTTTGGAGG GAAAGGTATAGAAGTGAACTTGTGGGATATTGCATCTTGTAGTAAGACGTGGTCTGCTAAATCT GTCCGGTTATATGATACTGCATTGCAAAGACGACCTGCAATCTCTGTTGATTTTAGGGAGGCACCAATCAAGGCAGTTGCTGCTGATCCTAATGGACATGATGTCTATATCGGTACAGGAACAGGGGACCTGGCTTCCTTTGACATGAGAACAG GAAAATTGCTGGGATGCTATATTGGCAAATGCAGCGGAAGTATTAGATCAATTGTTAGGCATCCGGAGCTACCTTTGATAGCATCTTGTG GATTGGATAGCTACTTACGTATCTGGGACACAAACACAAGACAACTGCTTTCTGCA GTCTTTCTGAAGCAGCATCTTACAACTGTGGTTATTGATTCACATTTTTCTGTGGAAG AGCCTGTAGAGACAAACTCCAAGCAACCAGAGTTTTTGGTGGAGGCTGAGGCTGAAatccgaaaagaaaagaagaagagtaAAACAATTGAAGAGGATGAGGCTGAGGCTGCAGtccagaaagaaaagaagaaaaagaagagtaaAACAGTTGAAGAGGATGAGGCTGAAGTctggaaagaaaagaagaaaaagaagagtaaAACAATTGAACAGGATGAGGAGCTAGTCGGAGtggttgatgataacaatagtGAAGGTGAAATGTATGCCagcaaagagaagaagaagaagaagaagaagaagagtagaACAACTGAAGAGGACAAGGAGCGAGACAGCGATGGTGAACTGTGCACTACCAAGAGAAGAAAATCTGGAGAGAGAAGCAAATGCATGAAGAAAAGCAAGAAACAGCATATCGCCTAG
- the LOC120688974 gene encoding WD repeat-containing protein 74-like isoform X2, with translation MPRTSVVESPGCPPLRALTTDILGLVKVVEARTNPAGAAKVVETWGEPDASRAIVAASLADRAADPVLAVARKNGVVELLNPLNGDALAAVKNVGPAPDDGGAEGDPLVALHLFTRQASDSMLGTFIACTDKGKASMRSIMKENAASGSDAGPSTMWDVCSSGNVQFCSVDRGESYAMFGGKGIEVNLWDIASCSKTWSAKSPRANSLGIFTRSWFTAGTFLCKDDHRKIVACTNNHQVRLYDTALQRRPAISVDFREAPIKAVAADPNGHDVYIGTGTGDLASFDMRTGKLLGCYIGKCSGSIRSIVRHPELPLIASCGLDSYLRIWDTNTRQLLSAVFLKQHLTTVVIDSHFSVEETNSKQPEFLVEAEAEIRKEKKKSKTIEEDEAEAAVQKEKKKKKSKTVEEDEAEVWKEKKKKKSKTIEQDEELVGVVDDNNSEGEMYASKEKKKKKKKKSRTTEEDKERDSDGELCTTKRRKSGERSKCMKKSKKQHIA, from the exons ATGCCGCGGACCAGCGTGGTGGAGAGCCCCGGCTGCCCGCCGCTTCGAGCCCTCACCACCGACATCCTTGGCCTCGTCAAAG TCGTCGAGGCCCGCACGAATCCGGCGGGCGCCGCCAAGGTCGTCGAGACATGGGGCGAGCCTGACGCCTCCCGCGCCATCGTCGCTGCCTCCCTCGCCGACCGCGCGGCCGACCCC GTATTGGCTGTTGCGAGGAAGAACGGCGTG GTTGAGTTGCTGAATCCCCTGAATGGGGATGCTCTGGCTGCTGTCAAGAACGTGGGACCAGCTCCAGATGATGGTGGCGCCGAAGGTGACCCCCTTGTCGCGCTGCACCTTTTCACAAGACAGGCTTCAGACTCAAT GCTAGGCACATTTATTGCCTGCACAGACAAGGGAAAAGCTTCTATGAGGTCcatcatgaaagaaaatgcagcTTCAGGCTCGGATGCTGGTCCATCAACCATGTGGGATGTGTGCAGTAGTGGTAATGTGCAATTTTGCTCAGTGGATCGTGGTGAAAGCTATGCAATGTTTGGAGG GAAAGGTATAGAAGTGAACTTGTGGGATATTGCATCTTGTAGTAAGACGTGGTCTGCTAAATCT CCCCGAGCTAATAGTCTTGGTATATTCACTCGATCTTGGTTCACTGCTGGAACCTTCTTGTGCAAGGATGATCATCGTAAAATAGTAGCATGCACAAATAATCATCAG GTCCGGTTATATGATACTGCATTGCAAAGACGACCTGCAATCTCTGTTGATTTTAGGGAGGCACCAATCAAGGCAGTTGCTGCTGATCCTAATGGACATGATGTCTATATCGGTACAGGAACAGGGGACCTGGCTTCCTTTGACATGAGAACAG GAAAATTGCTGGGATGCTATATTGGCAAATGCAGCGGAAGTATTAGATCAATTGTTAGGCATCCGGAGCTACCTTTGATAGCATCTTGTG GATTGGATAGCTACTTACGTATCTGGGACACAAACACAAGACAACTGCTTTCTGCA GTCTTTCTGAAGCAGCATCTTACAACTGTGGTTATTGATTCACATTTTTCTGTGGAAG AGACAAACTCCAAGCAACCAGAGTTTTTGGTGGAGGCTGAGGCTGAAatccgaaaagaaaagaagaagagtaAAACAATTGAAGAGGATGAGGCTGAGGCTGCAGtccagaaagaaaagaagaaaaagaagagtaaAACAGTTGAAGAGGATGAGGCTGAAGTctggaaagaaaagaagaaaaagaagagtaaAACAATTGAACAGGATGAGGAGCTAGTCGGAGtggttgatgataacaatagtGAAGGTGAAATGTATGCCagcaaagagaagaagaagaagaagaagaagaagagtagaACAACTGAAGAGGACAAGGAGCGAGACAGCGATGGTGAACTGTGCACTACCAAGAGAAGAAAATCTGGAGAGAGAAGCAAATGCATGAAGAAAAGCAAGAAACAGCATATCGCCTAG
- the LOC120688974 gene encoding WD repeat-containing protein 74-like isoform X1, whose product MPRTSVVESPGCPPLRALTTDILGLVKVVEARTNPAGAAKVVETWGEPDASRAIVAASLADRAADPVLAVARKNGVVELLNPLNGDALAAVKNVGPAPDDGGAEGDPLVALHLFTRQASDSMLGTFIACTDKGKASMRSIMKENAASGSDAGPSTMWDVCSSGNVQFCSVDRGESYAMFGGKGIEVNLWDIASCSKTWSAKSPRANSLGIFTRSWFTAGTFLCKDDHRKIVACTNNHQVRLYDTALQRRPAISVDFREAPIKAVAADPNGHDVYIGTGTGDLASFDMRTGKLLGCYIGKCSGSIRSIVRHPELPLIASCGLDSYLRIWDTNTRQLLSAVFLKQHLTTVVIDSHFSVEEPVETNSKQPEFLVEAEAEIRKEKKKSKTIEEDEAEAAVQKEKKKKKSKTVEEDEAEVWKEKKKKKSKTIEQDEELVGVVDDNNSEGEMYASKEKKKKKKKKSRTTEEDKERDSDGELCTTKRRKSGERSKCMKKSKKQHIA is encoded by the exons ATGCCGCGGACCAGCGTGGTGGAGAGCCCCGGCTGCCCGCCGCTTCGAGCCCTCACCACCGACATCCTTGGCCTCGTCAAAG TCGTCGAGGCCCGCACGAATCCGGCGGGCGCCGCCAAGGTCGTCGAGACATGGGGCGAGCCTGACGCCTCCCGCGCCATCGTCGCTGCCTCCCTCGCCGACCGCGCGGCCGACCCC GTATTGGCTGTTGCGAGGAAGAACGGCGTG GTTGAGTTGCTGAATCCCCTGAATGGGGATGCTCTGGCTGCTGTCAAGAACGTGGGACCAGCTCCAGATGATGGTGGCGCCGAAGGTGACCCCCTTGTCGCGCTGCACCTTTTCACAAGACAGGCTTCAGACTCAAT GCTAGGCACATTTATTGCCTGCACAGACAAGGGAAAAGCTTCTATGAGGTCcatcatgaaagaaaatgcagcTTCAGGCTCGGATGCTGGTCCATCAACCATGTGGGATGTGTGCAGTAGTGGTAATGTGCAATTTTGCTCAGTGGATCGTGGTGAAAGCTATGCAATGTTTGGAGG GAAAGGTATAGAAGTGAACTTGTGGGATATTGCATCTTGTAGTAAGACGTGGTCTGCTAAATCT CCCCGAGCTAATAGTCTTGGTATATTCACTCGATCTTGGTTCACTGCTGGAACCTTCTTGTGCAAGGATGATCATCGTAAAATAGTAGCATGCACAAATAATCATCAG GTCCGGTTATATGATACTGCATTGCAAAGACGACCTGCAATCTCTGTTGATTTTAGGGAGGCACCAATCAAGGCAGTTGCTGCTGATCCTAATGGACATGATGTCTATATCGGTACAGGAACAGGGGACCTGGCTTCCTTTGACATGAGAACAG GAAAATTGCTGGGATGCTATATTGGCAAATGCAGCGGAAGTATTAGATCAATTGTTAGGCATCCGGAGCTACCTTTGATAGCATCTTGTG GATTGGATAGCTACTTACGTATCTGGGACACAAACACAAGACAACTGCTTTCTGCA GTCTTTCTGAAGCAGCATCTTACAACTGTGGTTATTGATTCACATTTTTCTGTGGAAG AGCCTGTAGAGACAAACTCCAAGCAACCAGAGTTTTTGGTGGAGGCTGAGGCTGAAatccgaaaagaaaagaagaagagtaAAACAATTGAAGAGGATGAGGCTGAGGCTGCAGtccagaaagaaaagaagaaaaagaagagtaaAACAGTTGAAGAGGATGAGGCTGAAGTctggaaagaaaagaagaaaaagaagagtaaAACAATTGAACAGGATGAGGAGCTAGTCGGAGtggttgatgataacaatagtGAAGGTGAAATGTATGCCagcaaagagaagaagaagaagaagaagaagaagagtagaACAACTGAAGAGGACAAGGAGCGAGACAGCGATGGTGAACTGTGCACTACCAAGAGAAGAAAATCTGGAGAGAGAAGCAAATGCATGAAGAAAAGCAAGAAACAGCATATCGCCTAG
- the LOC120688992 gene encoding probable protein phosphatase 2C 62, protein MAGKEIYHKVKDKVKDAFSSSGPETGKGKTKLSGKRVKHGYHLVKGKSNHPMEDYLVAEYRQVGEHDLGLFAIFDGHLGHTVPDFLRSHLFDNIVSEPEFLSDPKTAIEKAYQLTDEKILENASELGRGGSTAVTAILIGSDKSVKLVVANVGDSRAVISKNGVAEQLSVDHEPNMERQTIEKKGGFVSNLPGDVPRVDGQLAVARAFGDRSLKKHLSSEPYVVDETITENSDFLILASDGLWKVMSNQEAVDEIKDFKDAQAAAKHLTEQAVNRKSKDDISVIVVKFLC, encoded by the exons ATGGCTGGCAAGGAAATCTACCACAAGGTGAAGGACAAG GTCAAAGATGCTTTTAGTTCATCAGGACCAGAAACAGGGAAAGGCAAGACAAAGTTATCAGGCAAGCGAGTCAAGCATGGTTACCATCTAGTGAAGGGGAAATCTAATCATCCAATGGAGGACTATCTAGTGGCAGAGTACCGGCAAGTGGGTGAACATGATTTGGGTTTGTTTGCAATATTTGATGGTCACCTGGGACACACTGTTCCAGACTTCCTGCGGTCCCATCTTTTCGATAACATCGTGAGTGAG CCAGAATTCTTGAGTGACCCAAAAACTGCTATCGAAAAAGCGTACCAACTTACCGATGAGAAAATATTGGAGAATGCATCAGAGTTGGGAAGAGGAGGCTCCACAGCTGTTACTGCCATCTTAATAGGAAGTGACAAGTCCGTGAAGCTAGTGGTTGCAAATGTTGGGGATTCACGTGCAGTTATTAGCAAAAATGGTGTGGCAGAGCAGCTTTCAGTTGACCATGAACCAAACATGGAGCGACAAACGATCGAGAAAAAGGGTGGCTTCGTATCAAACCTACCAG GTGATGTACCACGTGTTGATGGGCAGCTGGCTGTTGCGAGGGCATTTGGAGACCGGAGCTTGAAGAAGCACCTCAGCTCTGAACCATATGTAGTTGACGAAACTATCACTGAAAATTCTGATTTTCTGATTCTAGCAAGCGATGGCTTATGGAAG GTGATGTCAAACCAGGAGGCTGTGGATGAGATCAAGGACTTCAAGGATGCGCAGGCGGCCGCGAAACACCTGACAGAGCAGGCCGTGAACCGGAAGAGCAAGGACGACATCTCTGTTATCGTCGTCAAGTTCCTGTGCTAG